A single Rhopalosiphum padi isolate XX-2018 chromosome 4, ASM2088224v1, whole genome shotgun sequence DNA region contains:
- the LOC132930689 gene encoding protein crumbs isoform X2 — MRSIILIVNVFVHLICTNTQRPGGTYREGYFNSSSWLNLFPPISLHKHIGFSFRTCSGGQIFSQTQDLPYTRISVDVLHDGLLFTTFLQNKHFESKIQGDFFDNSWHNVNMIYKLGELTISVDGLQQVIANSTFNSEILNSEITTDQSMLRVGDGFEGCLLEGPNFIFNSSLNQAYKVVWGHCPLNSQSCTGIDYCSHAPCMMHGVCVPRQNKYHCICQPRYSGNNCEIDNGSPCTKHNNRCMHGLCEEIKYGEDFICHCDPGFTGKFCEIELSAHVCDNNPCRNNGTCKLTSGGKSYECSCAPGFKGDDCEININECLSSPCQHGGICVDGVNNYTCACSKTGYKGINCETNINECEINPCFNQGVCFDNYGSYTCQCQLGFGGINCEIDLNECISNPCQNGGQCRDQVGTYECRCALGFVGRNCEIDVDDCETAVCPTNSICVDGIASHSCHCKSGYTGVPPNCTEITVCSSHPCQNGGSCGLLPNGQFNCSCTSGYTGQTCQIDIDECMSKPCLNGGICHDLINGFRCNCTDNYMGAYCQLPFDACTKNPSPCLNNGTCLHKTSSLKDYYCKCSPGFEGKNCEVNINECLMGTCPIGKICIDGINTYECKCPEGYTGENCSKLLNDCRDRVCKNNSTCQESPDGYICHCMPGFTGINCDQDINECEVNKEVCNYGICVNTNGSYQCFCRPGFSGDNCDVDFDECLSQPCYNGATCENKINGFNCICPPGYNGKVCSVDVDECNSNPCLNGATCIDNIASFTCSCPIGLTGKLCETDIDDCESSPCQNMGLCIDKLNSYDCNCTNTGFEGNHCELNINDCIHNPCENNGTCIDGVKDYSCKCYAGYTGKNCEVDINDCESNPCQFGGTCLEHSNVSLYNQKDNNNLSAIFQQEFNYATANGFECLCLPGTTGIKCEIDINECESNPCHWGVCENRIGGYTCSCEDGYEGVYCEIEINECERFKPCDHGTCMDRRAGYYCDCIPKYGGKNCSVELFGCQGPQPCLNNGTCRPYLFDETEHRYNCTCPYGFHGHICDKTTTMSLNGESRIVVNTTRDEGYDISFRFKTTLPSGLLAIGGGSTFYILELVKGRLNLHSSLLNKWEGVFIGSELNNSQWQKVFVAINSSHLVLSANEEQTIYPINLNEGANPTHTSFPTTYVGGTISNLRLLPHGPPFFIGCIENLLINGQWVLPDDKVGSTIGLTNVDIGCQRNDQCFPNPCHNSGHCTDLWKTFSCTCERPYLGNTCQYSFPAATFGHENITNGLVTVNVFAVAKRAVRNIVDISMFIRTRQTRGAIFYLGSMPGMVTFSEETHIAAELEGGELLVRIQFNATPESYTVGGVKLDDGHDHLIQVVRNITLVQVKINGTEYFRKTISATGQLDVQVLYLGGFPSSKPSRRDLSDPLVVMDNILPRPNTIERHIRQTTADKFEGIPHFKGIIQDVQISNGSQTMVVEFYPLGIQNKDLVVPKAFGTVSFNPDEISQGVLSDNTCRSDPCHNDGVCSVTWNDFTCKCPLGYKGKQCQEMEFCQLQDCPLGSECRNLNHGYECVANITLDSRNTTEPLLQYSFIKGQQVIPLTHIEVSYRTKTGGTIMYVSNKKKSSDSEFTFFTMIAYKDRFIISWKLEKESSISTKHVHKDHLDSEWTTIIFKLADNKIQGGLVGAIDDTNQFLIAGNFSLSNWIELITSNPILIGRGERYHDIIGNNVEQATYLTDADTNSLDMVDSDSRLNFEDAMQHDVSSAGGFYKGCLGEIRIGGLLLPYFTASQLNTNNQTDHFVMLSHNSITEHFDLDCLLCYDSECKNNGRCKKATESYVCECQPGYEADDCSVNINECLSNQCKNEAECIDGIANYTCHCNAGWTGTFCEIDINECESSPCHHNGICIDQLGKFECNCTDDYEGATCEQLKLITCDNLPCKNGADCFKTPDQFGNNYTCSCLEGFSGSTCNTAFCDINECQNNGICKKEESPFCECPLGFKGHLCEQNIDDCLDNGNQQKCQHGGQCIDGINEFTCNCTDTGYTGDDCSIDIDECFDLNIQCGHRGECKNIPGSFICKCEKGYCGHLCDLNNPCLPENPCNNGGFCQEHCTDVIVYECQCANGYVGQNCTELPIIHNYADIALIVGPILLILLIGGMGSLLVLLMMARKKRATRGTYSPSCQEYCNPRVELDNVLKPPPEERLI, encoded by the exons ATGCGGTCCATTATTTTAATCG taaatgTATTTGTACATTTGATATGTACAAATACTCAGAGGCCTGGAGGCACATATAGAGAAGGATATTTCAATAGCTCATCATGGTTAAATTTATTTCCTCCTATTTCATTGCACAAACATATAGGATTCAGCTTTAGGACATGTTCTGGAGGACAAATATTTTCTCAAACACAAGACTTGCCATATACTCGAATTTCAGTAGATGTTCTTCATGATGGCTTGTTATTTACTACATTTCTCcaaaacaaacattttgaaTCAAAAATCCAGGGggatttttttgataattcttGGCATAAtgttaatatgatttataagctTGGAGAATTAACAATATCTGTTGATGGCTTACAACaa GTTATAGCAAATTCAACATTTAATtcagaaattttaaattctgaaattACAACTGATCAATCTATGCTAAGAGTAGGAGATGGTTTTGAAGGTTGTTTGTTAGAAGgtccaaattttatttttaattcatcttTAAATCAAGCTTATAAAGTTGTTTGGGGACATTGTCCTTTAAACAGTCAgtcat GTACGGGTATTGATTATTGTTCTCATGCTCCTTGTATGATGCATGGAGTATGTGTTCCTAGGCAAAATAAATACCATTGTATCTGTCAACCTAGGTACTCTGGAAATAATTGTGAAATTGATAAtg GATCCCCATGTACAAAACATAACAATCGTTGTATGCATGGTCTGTgtgaagaaataaaatatggtgAAGATTTTATATGCCATTGTGACCCAGGATTTACTG gtaAATTTTGTGAAATTGAATTATCTGCACATGTTTGTGATAATAATCCATGTAGAAATAATGGTACATGCAAATTAACATCAGGAGGAAAAAGTTATGAATGCAGTTGTGCACCag GATTTAAAGGAGATGattgtgaaataaatattaatgaatgctTGTCAAGTCCTTGTCAACATGGAGGTATATGTGTTGATGGTGTGAATAATTATACATGTGCATGTAGTAAAACTgg ATATAAAGGAATAAATTgtgaaacaaatattaatgaGTGTGAAATAAATCCATGTTTCAATCAAGGTGTATGTTTTGATAACTATGGAAGTTATACTTGCCAGTGTCAATTGGGATTTGGAGGAATCAATTGTGAAATA gaTTTAAATGAATGTATATCAAATCCTTGTCAAAATGGTGGTCAGTGCAGAGATCAAGTTGGAACATATGAATGTCGATGTGCTCTAGGATTTGTTGGTAGAAATTGTGAAATTGATGTGGATGATTGTGAAACTGCTGTATGTCCAACAAACTCAATTTGCGTTGATGGTATAGCGTCACACTCGTGTCATTGTAAATCAGGATATACtg GTGTTCCTCCTAATTGTACTGAAATAACAGTTTGTAGTAGTCATCCTTGTCAAAATGGAGGTTCATGTGGCTTATTGCCCAATGGCCAGTTTAATTGTTCATGTACATCAGGATAtacag gacAGACATGTCAAATAGATATTGATGAATGTATGTCCAAACCATGTTTAAACGGTGGAATATGTCATGATCTTATCAATGGTTTCCGATGTAATTGTACCGATAACTATATGGGTGCTTACTGTCAATTACCATTTGATGCTTGTACTAAAAATCCTAGCCCTTGTTTGAACAATGGTACTTGTTTACATAAAACTTCTTCACTTAAAGATTATTACTGCAAGTGTTCTCCAG ggtTTGAAGGTAAAAATTGTGAAGTAAATATCAATGAATGTTTAATGGGAACTTGTCCAATTGGAAAAATTTGCATTGATGGTATTAATACTTATGAGTGCAAATGTCCTGAAGGATATACAGGAGAAAATTGTTCAAAGTTATTAAATGATTGTCGAGATCGTGTTTGTAAAAACAATTCTACTTGTCAAGAGAGCCCAGATGGTTATATTTGTCATTGCATGCCTGGTTTTACAg gtatcaaTTGTGATCAAGATATAAACGAATGTGAAGTCAACAAAGAAGTATGCAACTATGGAATTTGTGTTAATACTAAtg GGAGTTATCAATGTTTTTGCCGTCCAGGATTTTCTGGTGACAATTGTGATGTAGATTTTGATGAATGTTTGTCACAACCTTGTTATAATGGTGCTACATGtgagaataaaattaatggttttaattgtatttgcCCTCCGGgatataatg gtaaagTTTGTAGTGTTGATGTCGATGAATGTAACTCCAATCCTTGTTTAAATGGTGCTACTTGTATTGATAATATTGCATCTTTTACATGCTCGTGTCCAATTGGCTTAACAGGAAAACTCTGCGAAACAGATATTGATGACTGTGaa TCTTCTCCGTGTCAGAATATGGGCTTATGTATTGACAAACTTAACAGTTATGATTGTAATTGTACAAATACAGGATTTGAAg gaAATCATTGTGAGTTGAATATAAATGATTGTATACATAACCCATGTGAGAATAATGGCACATGTATAGATGGAGTAAAAGACTATTCTTGCAAGTGTTATGCTGGTTATACag gaAAAAATTGTGAAGTTGATATAAATGATTGTGAAAGTAATCCTTGTCAATTTGGGGGCACGTGTCTTGAACATTCTAATGTATCCTTATACAATCAAAAAGATAACAATAACTTATCAGCTATATTTCAACAAGAGTTCAATTATGCTACAGCTAATgg atttGAATGTTTATGTTTACCTGGTACAACAGGCATTAAGTGTGAAATTGATATTAATGAATGTGAAAGCAACCCATGCCATTGGGGTGTTTGTGAAAATAGAATCGGTGGTTATACATGCTCATGTGAAGATGGTTATGAAGGCGTATATTgtgaaattgaaattaatgaatGTGAAAGATTCaa acCTTGTGATCACGGAACTTGCATGGATCGTCGTGCTGGTTACTATTGTGATTGTATACCGAAATATGGTGGTAAAAATTGTTCTGTAGAATTATTTGGATGTCAGGGTCCACAACCATGTTTAAACAATGGTACTTGTAGACCATATTTGTTTGATGAGACTGAACATCGCTATAATTGTACTTGTCCATATGGATTTCACGGACATATATGTGATAAG aCGACTACTATGTCACTAAATGGTGAGTCTCGTATTGTGGTCAACACCACTAGAGATGAAGGCTATGACAtatcatttagatttaaaacGACATTACCAAGTGGTCTATTAGCAATTGGTGGTGGAtcaacattttacatattagaATTGGTTAAAGGTCGTTTGAATTTGCATTCaagtttgttaaataaatgGGAAGGAGTGTTTATTGGTTCTGAACTTAACAACAGCCAATGGCAAAAG GTTTTTGTTGCTATTAATTCATCACATCTAGTATTGTCTGCCAACGAGGAACAAACTATTTACCCTATTAACTTGAATGAAGGAGCTAACCCTACACATACTAGTTTCCCTACTACATATGTTGGTGGAACTATTTCAAATTTGAGGCTTTTACCTCATGGACCCCCATTCTTTATTGGTTGTATCGAGAATCTTCTTATAAACGGACAATGG gttttacCAGATGATAAAGTAGGTTCAACAATAGGTTTAACTAATGTTGATATTGGTTGCCAAAGGAATGACCAATGCTTTCCCAATCCATGTCACAATAGTGGTCATTGTACTGATTTATGGAAAACATTCAGTTGTACATGTGAAAGACCTTATCTTGGAAATACTTGTCAATACa GTTTCCCAGCTGCAACATTTGGTCATGAAAATATCACTAATGGTCTTGTCACAGTAAATGTATTTGCTGTTGCCAAACGAGCTGTTAGAAATATTGTGGATATTTCAATGTTTATTCGAACACGTCAAACCCGAGgggctatattttatttaggatCTATGCCAGGAATGGTTACATTTTCTGAAGAAACTCATATTGCAGCTGAACTTGAAGGTGGTGAATTACTAGttagaatacaatttaatgcCACTCCTGAATCATACACTGTTGGAGGTGTAAAACTAGATGATGGACATGACCATTTAATACAA gttgTTCGTAATATAACATTAGttcaagtaaaaattaatgGAACAGAATATTTTAGAAAGACTATTAGTGCAACAGGTCAACTTGATGTCCAAGTTTTATACTTGGGAGGTTTTCCGTCTTCTAAACCATCAAGACGTGATTTATCAGACCCATTAGTTGTTATGGATAACATTTTACCTCGTCCTAATACTATAGAAAGACATATTCGTCAAACAACAGCTGACAAGTTTGAAGGAATACCTCATTTTAAAGGAATAATTCAAGATGTACag ataagcAATGGATCTCAAACAATGGTTGTTGAGTTTTATCCATTGGGAATTCAAAATAAAGATTTAGTTGTACCAAAAGCATTTGGTACTGTATCATTTAATCCAGATGAAATTTCACAAGGTGTTTTGTCCGATAATACATGCCGTTCAGATCCTTGCCATAATGATGGAGTATGTTCAGTAACCTGGAATGATTTTACTTGTAAATGCCCATTGGGTTATAAAGGAAAACAGTGTCAAGAAATGGAATTTTGCCAACTTCAAGATTGTCCTTTGGGCAGTGAATGCCGAAATTTAAATCATGGATATGAATGCGTTGCCAATATTACATTAGATAGTCGAAATACTACTGAGCCACTCTTACAATACAGCTTTATTAAAGGACAACAGGTTATTCCATTAACTCATATTGAAGTCAGTTATCGAACTAAAACAGGTGGAACAATCATGTATGTTTCCAACAAGAAAAAAAGCAGTGATTCTGAATTTACATTCTTCACAATGATTGCTTATAAAGATCgg tttATTATTTCATGGAAATTGGAAAAAGAAAGTTCCATTAGTACGAAACATGTGCATAAAGATCATTTAGATTCCGAGTGGACTaccattattttcaaattagcTGATAATAAAATTCAAGGTGGTTTGGTCGGAGCGATAGATGACACAAATCAGTTTCTTATTGCTGGAAATTTCTCATTATCTAACTGGATTGAATTAATTACATCAAATCCCATTCTTATAG GAAGAGGAGAACGCTATCATGATATAATAGGAAATAATGTTGAACAAGCAACATATTTGACTGATGCAGATACAAATTCATTAGATATGGTTGATTCTGACTCAAGATTAAATTTTGAAGATGCAATGCAACATGATGTATCTTCAGCAGGGGGCTTTTAtaag GGTTGTCTTGGGGAAATAAGAATTGGTGGTTTGTTGTTACCTTATTTTACAGCATCTCAACTTAATACCAACAATCAAACTGatcattttgtgatgttatcaCATAATTCTATCACTGAACATTTTGATTTAGATTGTTTACTTTGCTATGATTctgaatgtaaaaataatggaag atgtAAAAAAGCTACTGAGTCTTATGTTTGTGAATGTCAACCTGGGTACGAAGCTGATGATTGCTCTGTAAATATCAATGAATGCTTGTCTAATCAATGTAAAAATGAAGCAGAGTGCATTGATGGAATTGCCAATTATACATGCCATTGTAATGCTGGTTGGACAGGCACATT CTGTGAAATTGATATCAATGAATGTGAATCCAGCCCATGCCATCACAATGGTATATGTATCGATCAATTAGgtaaatttgaatgtaattgTACGGATGACTATGAAGGAGCAACATGTGAACAGTTAAAACTTATTACTTGTGATAATCTACCATGTAAAAATGGTGCCGATTGTTTTAAAACTccag ATCAATttggtaataattatacctGCTCATGTTTAGAGGGATTTTCAGGCTCAACTTGTAACACAGCATTCTGTGATATTAATGAGTGTCAGAATAATGGTATATGTAAAAAAGAG gaATCTCCTTTCTGTGAATGTCCATTGGGTTTTAAAGGCCATCTTTGTGAGCAAAATATTGATGATTGTTTGGATAATGGCAATCAACAAAAATGTCAGCACGGTGGTCAATGTATTGATGGTATTAATGAATTCACTTGTAATTGTACAGATACtg gataTACGGGTGATGACTGCAGTATTGATATTGATGAATGTTTTGATCTTAATATACAATGTGGACACCGTGGAGAATGCAAGAACATACCAGGTTCTTTCATCTGTAAATGTGAAAAAGGTTATTGTGGCCATCTTTGTGATTTGAATAATCCTTGTTTACCA gAAAATCCTTGTAATAATGGAGGTTTTTGCCAAGAACATTGTACTGATGTAATAGTCTATGAATGTCAATGTGCCAATGGTTATGTTGGACAAAATTGTACTgag CTGCCTATCATTCACAACTATGCAGATATAGCATTAATTGTTGGCCCAATATTACTTATTCTACTTATTGGTGGTATGGGCAGTTTGCTTGTACTATTAATGATGGCGCGAAAAAAAAGAGCTACACGGGGTACTTATAGCCCAAGCTGTCAAGAGTATTGCAATCCTAGAGTTGAATTAGACAATGTACTGAAACCACCACCGGAAGAACGacttatctaa